The Zygosaccharomyces rouxii strain CBS732 chromosome G complete sequence genome contains a region encoding:
- the NDT80 gene encoding transcription factor NDT80 (some similarities with uniprot|P38830 Saccharomyces cerevisiae YHR124W NDT80 Meiosis-specific transcription factor required for exit from pachytene and for full meiotic recombination activates middle sporulation genes competes with Sum1p for binding to promoters containing middle sporulation elements (MSE)), which translates to MSSNYGLVEEQFRNISQHDDIFGEEELGEDGEPVIQTHVNEDGTTSSYFDKRKLKIAPRSTLQFKVGPTFEFVGNYYKVTERYTGRVLDLSIIPRIDRGFDFIDGEWVGYKRNYFTLVSSFEALGWDLDEFLNSCFELHGDTGQRCHIKYFAINIKAKSDDDHTEISLVQHTAKRDKGPQFPPAMAPLIPSALPNHQIIREASNVRNTTKMKKYDATFYFHRDDPVNSTAYSEKSVINSYPGDCIQRVARYERVQFASSINLKKPAQQNRHFRLHVVLGAIIPKGFNHYHHGSDGIHGDIVETGIDAQRDLFIPLQEVRTPPLIIRGRSPSNYTSSQRISVRTSSYNCSYKPEPSVSIGPPNPMLASQNSAPSQTPMTISPNKPRPGRPSKRKSRVLYVPPPLGSPPQPLPQLLEPPLAELLHEEPPSAAVLSIAKKVETLENIENFFHTQGPLALKTLDHQNFNPDMEDKTYKPTLLSRQNSVDPRDIELKCDKEFQENLRTVGPLQILATLKSQNSNTGKPDDNNKNNYADAGVSRKKRKLNGTSTTTALELSLEDTKELFDDDALKTNVNYAQSDSPVSPLSSRNIEPNPMEELSFGEGLNSISFSLLADSSSNYCHVPNTTLSEMENVPRIFDSRVIGAQDTSNRNDHNDYNKDSSREQTTAGMLVSKEARDAMNGLPSQMADMGELYEELSFYRH; encoded by the coding sequence ATGAGTAGCAACTATGGATTGGTGGAAGAACAGTTTCGAAATATTTCGCAGcatgatgatatttttggtgaagaagaattaggTGAAGATGGAGAACCAGTAATTCAAACACATGTAAACGAAGATGGAACCACGTCAAGCTATTTtgataaaagaaaattgaaaattgcGCCCCGATCAACTCTTCAATTTAAAGTGGGTCCTACCTTTGAATTTGTTGGTAATTACTATAAGGTTACTGAGAGGTACACGGGGAGAGTATTAGATCTTTCCATTATACCTAGAATTGATCGAGGATTTGACTTTATCGATGGAGAATGGGTTGGATACAAAAGGAACTATTTCACATTGGTATCCTCTTTTGAAGCCTTAGGCTGGGATTTAGACGAATTTTTAAACAGTTGTTTTGAGTTACACGGAGATACAGGTCAACGTTGCCACATTAAATATTTTGCCATTAATATTAAGGCAAAAAGTGATGACGATCATACAGAGATTAGCCTAGTACAACATACTGCGAAAAGAGATAAAGGTCCCCAGTTCCCACCAGCAATGGCACCTTTAATCCCATCTGCATTaccaaatcatcaaatcaTTAGGGAAGCATCTAATGTAAGAAATACgacgaagatgaaaaaatacGATGCAACTTTCTATTTTCACAGGGATGACCCAGTTAATTCCACTGCGTATAGTGAAAAAAGCGTAATTAATTCTTATCCAGGCGATTGTATTCAAAGAGTTGCTCGTTATGAAAGGGTTCAATTTGCATCTTCAATCAACCTTAAGAAACCCGCTCAACAAAATAGGCATTTCAGATTACATGTAGTGTTGGGTGCTATCATACCAAAAGGCTTtaatcattatcatcatgGTTCAGACGGAATTCATGGCGATATTGTAGAAACCGGCATCGATGCACAGAGAGATTTATTTATTCCTTTGCAAGAGGTGAGAACACCCCCACTAATCATTAGAGGAAGATCCCCTTCGAATTACACTTCTTCACAAAGAATATCTGTAAGAACCTCATCTTACAATTGTTCCTACAAACCAGAGCCCAGTGTCAGTATAGGTCCACCTAACCCGATGTTAGCATCCCAAAATTCGGCCCCTTCACAAACACCAATGActatttcaccaaataagCCAAGGCCAGGAAGGCCATCCAAGAGAAAATCACGAGTACTCTATGTACCTCCACCGTTAGGATCACCACCACAACCATTACCACAACTATTGGAACCCCCACTGGCAGAACTTCTTCATGAAGAACCACCATCTGCTGCAGTTCTCAGTATCGCTAAAAAAgttgaaactttggaaaacattGAGAATTTTTTCCATACTCAAGGTCCACTTGCTTTGAAAACTCTTgatcaccaaaattttaacCCCGACATGGAAGATAAAACCTATAAACCAACATTGCTCTCTAGGCAAAATTCTGTCGATCCCAGAGATATTGAACTAAAATGCGATAAAGAATTCCAAGAGAATTTGCGAACCGTGGGACCTCTTCAGATATTAGCCACATTAAAATCACAAAATTCTAATACTGGTAAACCAGACGAtaacaataaaaataatTATGCTGATGCAGGCGTCagcagaaaaaaaagaaaactaaATGGAACATCTACCACTACTGCATTAGAATTATCTCTAGAGGATACGAAGGAATTATTTGATGACGATGCCCTAAAGACAAATGTAAATTATGCACAATCGGATTCTCCTGTTAGTCCACTTTCTTCACGAAATATAGAACCCAATCCAATGGAAGAATTATCATTTGGTGAAGgattaaattcaatttcattttcactTTTAGCGGACTCATCTTCCAATTATTGTCACGTACCTAATACTACGTTATCCgaaatggaaaatgtaCCCCGGATCTTTGACAGTAGAGTAATCGGTGCACAAGATACGTCTAATAGAAATGATCACAACGATTATAATAAAGATTCCAGTCGAGAACAAACAACTGCGGGTATGTTAGTATCAAAAGAGGCCCGTGATGCAATGAATGGATTACCTTCACAAATGGCAGATATGGGTGAACTCTATGAAGAGCTCAGTTTCTACAGGCATTGA
- the KRE33 gene encoding ribosome biosynthesis protein KRE33 (highly similar to uniprot|P53914 Saccharomyces cerevisiae YNL132W KRE33 Essential protein of unknown function heterozygous mutant shows haploinsufficiency in K1 killer toxin resistance): protein MVKKAIDSRIPTLIRNDVQTKQRSFFVIVGDRARNQLPNLHYLMMSADLKMNKSVLWAYKNKLLGFTSHRKKRENKIKKEIKRGTREANDQDPFEAFISNQNIRYVYYKDTEKILGNTYGMCVLQDFEALTPNLLARTVETVEGGGIVVILLKSMASLKQLYTMTMDVHSRYRTEAHTDVVARFNERFILSLGSNENCLVVDDELNVLPISGGRNVKPLPPKDDDERTPSEIELAELKESLQDVQPAGSLVGLSRTVNQAHAILSFIDVISEKTLDTTAALTAGRGRGKSAALGVAIAAAVSHGYSNIFVTSPSPENLKTLFEFIFKGFDALGYQEHIDYDIIQSTNPDFNRAIVRVDIRRDHRQTIQYILPQDSHVLGQAELVVIDEAAAIPLQIVKNLLGPYLVFMASTINGYEGTGRSLSLKLIQQLRQQANLNDTGNSQTVVTSRDSKASGSIRTGNRQLREILLDEPIRYTRGDPVEKWLNKLLCLDVTLMKNARFAAKGTPHPSQCNLFVVNRDTLFSYHPVSESFLEKMMALYVASHYKNSPNDLQLMSDAPAHQLFVLLPPIDPKEGGRIPDPLCVVQVALEGEISKEHVRSSFARGHRAGGDLIPWLVSQQFQDEEFAGLSGARVVRIATNQEYASMGYGSRAIELLRDYFEGKFTDLSEDTTPKDFSIKRVSDKELQNANLLTDEVKLRDAKKLPPLLMKLSEQPPHFLHYLGVSYGLTPSLLKFWKRNQFVPVYLRQTANDLTGEHSCVMLSVLEGREHRWLSEFARDFHKRFLSLLSYDFRKFTAVHALSLIESSQKAEKESADEKPVKRLNKEQLDDLFSPFDLKRLDSYSNNLLDYHVIVDMLPTLAILYFGGRMEGSVNLSGVQSAIFLAIGLQRKNIDDISKELNLPSNQAIAMFAKIMRKISVYFRQLQAESIGKSLPNAAQDEQIAEMNGEEIKGYDAAEALDQMDEDLEEAGSEAVQAMRERQREFINSLDLNKYAIAENEEEWNQNQKSLEKAAQSKGTASIKTGTKRSTENAENIYKQEMGAVKRGKKTKKRSG from the coding sequence ATGGTGAAGAAAGCTATTGACTCACGTATTCCTACGTTAATTAGAAACGATGTGCAGACTAAACAACGGTCCTTCTTCGTTATTGTCGGTGATAGGGCAAGGAACCAGTTGCCCAACTTACATTATTTGATGATGAGCGCTgatttaaagatgaatAAATCCGTTCTTTGGGCATATAAGAACAAATTACTTGGATTTACATCACAcagaaagaagagagaaaataaaattaaaaaagaaattaagaGAGGAACTAGAGAAGCTAATGATCAAGATCCATTCGAAGCTTTTATTTCCAATCAAAATATTAGATATGTCTACTACAAAGATACAGAAAAAATCTTAGGTAACACTTACGGTATGTGtgttttacaagattttgaagcGTTAACTCCTAATCTTCTGGCAAGAACTGTTGAAACCGTtgaaggtggtggtataGTAGTGATTTTGTTAAAATCGATGGCATCTTTGAAGCAACTTTATACTATGACTATGGATGTCCACTCCAGATACCGTACTGAGGCTCATACTGATGTGGTGGCTCGTTTTAACGAAAGATTCATCCTATCTCTGGGATCAAATGAAAACTGTTTAGTGGTCGATGATGAACTAAACGTCCTTCCGATCTCTGGTGGTAGAAATGTGAAGcctttaccaccaaaagatgatgatgagagAACTCCAAGTGAAATAGAATTAGCTGAATTAAAAGAGTCTTTACAAGATGTACAGCCAGCAGGGTCACTGGTTGGTCTTTCTCGAACCGTAAACCAAGCCCATGCAATTTTGTCATTCATAGATGTTATATCTGAGAAAACTCTTGATACTACAGCTGCATTGACGGCAGGTAGAGGTAGAGGTAAGTCTGCTGCACTCGGTGTTGCCATAGCAGCTGCTGTATCTCATGGTTATTCGAATATCTTTGTCACATCACCATCTccagaaaatttgaagacaTTATTcgaattcatttttaaagGGTTTGATGCTCTTGGATACCAGGAACATATTGATTACGACATTATTCAATCCACTAACCCAGATTTCAACAGGGCCATCGTAAGAGTCGACATTAGGAGAGATCACAGGCAGACAATTCAATACATTCTTCCACAAGATTCTCATGTTCTAGGTCAAGCGGAGTTAGTGGTTATCGATGAAGCTGCCGCCATTCCCCTGCAGATCGTCAAGAACTTGTTGGGTCCTTATTTGGTTTTCATGGCTTCCACCATTAACGGTTATGAAGGTACTGGTAGATCCTTATCTTTAAAGCTGATACAGCAATTGCGTCAACAGGCAAACTTGAATGATACAGGTAATTCACAGACAGTCGTAACCTCAAGAGATAGCAAAGCCTCAGGCAGTATTCGCACGGGAAACCGTCAACTAAGGGAGATTCTTCTAGATGAGCCAATCAGATACACTCGTGGTGATCCTGTGGAAAAATGGTTAAACAAATTGCTTTGTCTTGACGTTACTCTGATGAAAAATGCGAGATTTGCCGCCAAGGGTACACCTCATCCATCTCAATGTAACTTATTTGTGGTGAATAGGGATACTCTTTTCTCTTATCATCCGGTTTCGGAATCTTTCTTGGAGAAGATGATGGCTCTTTATGTGGCATCTCACTATAAAAATTCTCCTAATGATTTACAATTGATGAGTGATGCTCCAGCACACCAGTTATTCGTTctattaccaccaattgACCCCAAGGAAGGTGGTAGAATTCCAGACCCATTATGTGTGGTACAAGTCGCATtagaaggtgaaatttcaaaagaacacGTCAGAAGTTCATTTGCTAGAGGTCACAGAGCAGGCGGTGACTTGATCCCATGGCTAGTTTCacaacaatttcaagacGAGGAGTTTGCAGGTTTGAGTGGTGCTCGTGTTGTAAGAATTGCCACCAACCAAGAATATGCATCCATGGGTTACGGTTCAAGGGCAATCGAACTTTTGAGAGATTATTTCGAAGGTAAATTTACTGATCTATCTGAAGACACTACACCAAAGGACTTTTCCATTAAAAGAGTCAGTGACAAAGAACTGCAGAATGCAAATCTGTTGACCGACGAAGTCAAATTGAGAGACGCTAAGAAACTACCTCCCCTGCTGATGAAATTATCGGAACAACCACCACACTTTTTGCACTACTTGGGTGTTTCTTATGGTCTTACTCCTTcattattgaaattttggaagagAAACCAATTTGTTCCAGTGTACTTGCGTCAAACCGCTAACGATCTAACAGGTGAGCACAGTTGTGTCATGTTAAGTGTGCTAGAAGGTAGAGAACATCGTTGGCTCTCCGAATTTGCTAGAGATTTCCACAAGAGGTTCCTATCACTCCTGTCGTATGATTTCAGGAAATTCACGGCAGTCCATGCACTAAGTTTGATTGAATCCAGCCAAAAAGCAGAGAAAGAATCTGCGGATGAAAAACCTGTTAAACGTCTGAATAAGGAACAATTGGACGATTTATTCTCTCcatttgatttgaaaagattagaCAGTTACTCCAACAATTTACTAGATTACCATGTTATCGTCGATATGTTGCCCACTTTAGCCATTCTGTACTTCGGCGGTAGAATGGAAGGTTCCGTGAACCTTTCCGGTGTACAAAGTGCCATCTTTTTAGCCATTGGTCTCCAACGCAAGAACATCGATGATATAAGCAAAGAACTGAACCTTCCATCTAATCAAGCAATTGCCATGTTTGCTAAGATTATGAGAAAGATTTCAGTATATTTCAGACAGCTACAGGCCGAATCTATTGGTAAATCTCTACCGAATGCAGCACAAGATGAGCAAATTGCAGAGATGaatggtgaagaaattaaaggTTACGATGCAGCTGAGGCATTGGATCAAATGGACGAAGATCTGGAAGAAGCAGGTTCCGAAGCAGTGCAAGCTATGAGAGAAAGACAAAGggaattcatcaattctttggatttgaacAAGTATGCAATTGCCgagaatgaagaagaatggAACCAAAACCAAAAGAGCTTAGAAAAGGCTGCTCAATCCAAGGGTACTGCAAGTATCAAGACTGGTACCAAAAGAAGTACAGAAAATGCCGAAAACATCTACAAACAAGAAATGGGGGCCGTCAAGAGAGGCAAGAAGACCAAGAAGAGAAGTGGataa
- the TOM22 gene encoding Tom22p (similar to uniprot|P49334 Saccharomyces cerevisiae YNL131W TOM22 Translocase of Outer Mitochondrial membrane Mitochondrial import receptor complex protein), with protein MVELTDITDESKNFKTPKEQQPAANDDKAGDLSDDEYGSDFEDDYDENETIADRLVALKDIIPPKQRQNISSLFNTASSLVKSFFSKSGNVAWTVTTSALLLGVPLSLSILGEQQLIEMEKSFDLQKDANDLLAQGDNNGQSAPATA; from the coding sequence ATGGTTGAATTGACTGACATTACTGACGAAAGTAAGAACTTTAAGACCCCTAAGGAGCAGCAACCAGCTGCTAACGACGACAAGGCCGGTGATCTATCGGACGACGAATACGGTAgtgattttgaagatgattacGATGAGAATGAAACTATTGCTGACAGACTAGTGGCTCTTAAAGATATCATCCCTCCAAAGCAGAGACAAAATATTTCCAGCTTATTCAACACTGCATCCTCTTTGGtgaaatctttcttctctaagAGCGGTAACGTGGCATGGACAGTAACAACATCAGCTCTATTACTCGGTGTTCCTTTGTCACTTTCTATACTCGGTGAAcaacaattgattgaaatggaaaagaGTTTTGACTTGCAAAAGGATGCAAACGATCTACTGGCACAGGGTGACAACAATGGTCAATCTGCACCAGCTACTGCTTAA
- the CPT1 gene encoding diacylglycerol cholinephosphotransferase (similar to uniprot|P17898 Saccharomyces cerevisiae YNL130C CPT1 and similar to uniprot|P22140 Saccharomyces cerevisiae YHR123w Cholinephosphotransferase), translating to MGFYVPHENLESLKAYHLNQESPRWTYISYAVGLFLYQLFDACDGMHARRTGQSGPLGELFDHCIDSLNTTLSLFPFCSAVGISYNYMMVITQLACLCNFYLSTWEEYHTHKLFLSEFSGPVEGILMICIGYILTGIYGPQKIWHTELTTFDFNGYHFKVESLDIMLVFSGIGLMFNVLSARQNVIDYYNEQPKAQEIVGKKVKGHSPQCEAMKGLLPFFSYYISVFSLVIIEPDFISFPFVLSTGFAMAFVVGRIITAHLTKQPFPMVNAPMLVPSAQLVLYVLVVNLLGYEKSTVINALLWTGCGLTLGIHGTFINDIIYDFTSYLDIYALSIKHHKVA from the exons ATGGGATTCTATGTGCCACATGAAAACTTGGAAAGTTTGAAAGCCTACCA TTTGAATCAAGAATCTCCTCGTTGGACATACATCTCCTATGCTGTAGGCTTGTTTTTGTATCAATTGTTCGATGCTTGTGATGGTATGCATGCTCGTCGTACTGGCCAGTCTGGTCCATTAGGTGAGTTGTTTGACCATTGTATCGACTCTTTGAATACGACCCTTTCGTTGTTCCCCTTCTGCTCTGCCGTCGGTATTAGTTACAACTACATGATGGTCATCACACAACTGGCCTGCTTGTGCAACTTCTACTTGAGTACTTGGGAAGAATATCATACTCATAAACTGTTTTTGAGTGAATTCTCGGGTCCAGTGGAAGGTATTCTAATGATTTGCATCGGTTATATCTTAACCGGTATATATGGCCCACAAAAGATCTGGCACACTGAATTGACCACCTTCGATTTCAATGGATACCATTTTAAAGTGGAATCTTTGGACATAATGTTGGTCTTTTCCGGTATTGGTTTGATGTTCAATGTTTTATCCGCTAGGCAAAACGTTATAGACTACTATAATGAACAGCCAAAGGCTCAAGAAATTGTTggaaagaaggtgaaaggTCACAGTCCCCAGTGTGAGGCTATGAAGGGTTTGCTGCCATTCTTCTCATATTACATTTCTGTGTTTTCCCTAGTTATCATTGAACCTGACTTTATCAGCTTTCCCTTTGTTTTATCAACCGGATTTGCGATGGCTTTCGTTGTAGGACGTATTATTACCGCCCACTTGACCAAGCAACCTTTCCCCATGGTCAATGCACCAATGTTAGTCCCATCAGCTCAATTGGTCCTATATGTTCTGGTTGTCAATTTGTTAGGCTATGAAAAATCGACTGTCATCAATGCATTGCTATGGACTGGTTGTGGCTTGACATTGGGTATTCATGGAACCTTTATCAACGATATCATCTACGATTTTACTAGTTACTTAGATATCTATGCTTTGTCTATTAAGCACCATAAGGTTGCTTGA
- the CIA2 gene encoding iron-sulfur cluster assembly protein CIA2 (similar to uniprot|P38829 Saccharomyces cerevisiae YHR122W Protein required for cell viability), producing the protein MSEFINETPTVLEDNQLPTRGEDTDGNLLLGTDVTKESLHRTKLLLKIDNSLQSPVLQNVELLTKLLQLNQAPELTTDESDEDTDDMADELGVPADPIDPQEIYDLIAHISDPEHPLTLGQLAVVNLKDIEVHDEGYKDRMAEVIVKITPTITHCSLATLIGLGIRVRLERALPARFRITIFVKEGSHQSENQVNKQLNDKERVAAACENDQLLGVISKMLSTCK; encoded by the coding sequence ATGTCGGAGTTTATTAACGAGACTCCAACGGTTTTAGAGGACAATCAGTTACCTACCAGAGGTGAAGATACCGATGGTAATCTGCTATTAGGTACTGATGTCACCAAGGAAAGTTTGCATAGAACCAAACTGCTTTTAAAGATCGATAACTCACTACAGTCACCGGTACTACAGAATGTGGAACTTCTCACGAAGCTTCTACAGTTAAATCAAGCTCCTGAGCTGACCACagatgaaagtgatgaagatacgGACGACATGGCCGATGAGTTAGGTGTTCCTGCAGACCCCATCGACCCACAAGAGATTTATGATTTGATTGCCCACATATCTGATCCTGAGCATCCCCTGACATTGGGACAACTAGCTGTTgttaatttgaaagatatcGAAGTCCATGATGAAGGGTATAAGGATCGTATGGCAGAAGTAATCGTCAAGATTACCCCAACGATTACACATTGTTCATTGGCTACTTTGATTGGGTTAGGGATTAGAGTTCGTCTGGAAAGGGCTCTGCCGGCAAGGTTCCGTATTACTATCTTCGTCAAAGAGGGCAGTCATCAGAGTGAGAATCAAGTGAACAAGCAGTTGAATGATAAGGAAAGAGTGGCAGCTGCTTGTGAAAATGATCAATTGCTGGGAGttatttccaaaatgttAAGTACATGTAAGTAA
- the NRK1 gene encoding ribosylnicotinamide kinase (similar to uniprot|P53915 Saccharomyces cerevisiae YNL129W), whose product MANIFLVALSGCSSSGKSTIAKVIAQICPDITLIHEDDFYKHDDEIPFNEKRGISNWDSPEALDLAHFEAELDSIKETGQISSQLVHNNNVDDISKFQLDPNFLQTLRHKLEPISRSTRIVLVDGFMIYNSPKLASKFDLKLFVRAPYEVLKARRNARPGYQTLDSYWVDPPYYFDEFVYDSYRSSHAHLFIDGDVEGSLNPQTAAGIKEFTNGSGTPLTEALTWTTNEICEAVSAAH is encoded by the exons ATGGCTAACATATTTCTAGTAGCTCTTAGCGGATGCTCCTCGAGTGGTAAATCA ACTATTGCCAAAGTTATAGCACAAATATGTCCAGATATAACTTTAATCCATGAAGACGACTTTTACAAACATGATGACGAGATTCCATTCAATGAAAAACGTGGAATTAGCAATTGGGATTCACCAGAAGCGTTAGATTTAGCTCATTTCGAGGCGGAATTGGACTCTATCAAAGAAACTGGACAAATATCCTCACAACTAGTGCATAACAACAACGTTGATGACATTTCCAAATTCCAgttggatccaaatttcTTGCAAACGTTAAGACATAAATTGGAGCCAATTTCCAGATCCACTAGGATCGTTCTTGTCGATGGATTCATGATCTATAACAGTCCTAAACTGGCATCTAAATTCGACTTGAAACTTTTTGTGAGAGCCCCTTACGAAGTCCTTAAGGCAAGGAGGAATGCAAGACCCGGTTACCAAACTTTAGACTCTTACTGGGTCGATCCCCCATATTATTTTGACGAATTCGTTTACGACTCTTACAGGTCTTCACACGCCCATCTTTTCATCGATGGTGACGTAGAAGGTTCTCTAAATCCCCAAACCGCTGCAGGTATCAAAGAGTTTACGAATGGTTCGGGGACGCCTTTGACAGAAGCTCTCACTTGGACTACTAATGAGATTTGTGAAGCTGTCTCTGCCGCGCACTAA
- the TEP1 gene encoding putative phosphatidylinositol-3,4,5-trisphosphate 3-phosphatase (uniprot|Q6RI82 Zygosaccharomyces rouxii TEP1 TEP1 protein) yields MTIRIHHQAKPTNLLKSIYATPLNVHKNNSGLTLDLSYITNQVIVCSYPVTRYPKLMYRNSLEDLVTFLNIQHGPESWKLYNFKIEGGRSDYRDEELMELVGAQKTKCIPPNCDGSTLAADLDQFLNRVGWMDHSPPPFLLLQNIIDDIQDQLIKSGSSVAVLHCKMGKGRSGTICIAYLMKYLESPLSESRDIFMNGRFKPGVSRGVTILSQLRWLRYHEMFLYYEPGLRPDILDQLSQSKFKLHTIQLNEPSSILFARPCSACIKIQTFNESRDSVTDLATLETDEELLCRSDEDKTITICFPLELHISDIRLEFGISARSPTVMNNFTALASYAHCWLNLYWETLKCSRIGSKDHYMLSKLLHEQDSGQNFDFVIKWRELDGTGGTSNRGLKLFESLTMKWSLIL; encoded by the coding sequence ATGACTATTCGTATTCACCATCAAGCCAAGCCCACCAATCTCTTAAAATCTATATATGCAACACCTCTAAACGTTCACAAAAACAATTCAGGTCTAACGCTAGACCTTTCCTATATTACTAACCAAGTAATAGTATGTTCATATCCGGTAACTAGGTATCCCAAGTTGATGTACAGGAATAGCCTCGAAGATTTAGTTACATTTCTTAATATACAGCATGGACCCGAGAGTTGGAAGTTGTACAATTTTAAGATTGAGGGGGGCAGATCAGATTATCGAGACGAAGAATTAATGGAATTGGTAGGTGCGCAAAAGACTAAATGCATTCCCCCTAATTGTGATGGTTCTACTCTAGCCGCCGATCtagatcaatttttgaatagAGTGGGATGGATGGACCATAGTCCACCTCCATTTCTGCTACTACAAAATATTATCGATGACATTCAGGACCAATTGATTAAATCAGGATCTAGTGTCGCAGTGCTGCACTGTAAGATGGGAAAAGGTCGCTCGGGAACTATTTGCATTGCATATCtgatgaaatatttggaaagtcCCCTATCAGAAAGTAGAGACATATTCATGAATGGTAGGTTCAAACCGGGTGTCAGCAGAGGCGTTACAATTTTATCACAGTTAAGGTGGTTGAGATATCACGAAATGTTTCTTTACTACGAACCCGGATTAAGACCAGATATTCTCGATCAATTATCACAATCTAAATTTAAATTGCACACAATCCAACTTAACGAACCCTCCAGTATCCTCTTCGCTAGACCATGTTCTGCATGCATTAAGATACAGACATTTAATGAATCGAGGGATTCAGTAACAGATTTGGCTACGTTAGAAACCGATGAAGAACTTTTATGTCGGTCAGATGAGGATAAAACCATTACCATATGTTTTCCATTGGAGTTGCACATCAGCGATATAAGGTTAGAATTTGGCATCTCAGCAAGATCGCCTACTGTGATGAATAATTTTACGGCACTCGCATCTTATGCCCATTGTTGGTTAAATCTCTATTGGGAGACACTGAAATGTAGTAGAATTGGTTCTAAGGACCACTACATGCTTTCCAAGCTTCTACACGAACAAGACAGTGGTCAGAACTTTGACTTTGTCATAAAATGGCGTGAGTTGGACGGTACTGGCGGCACTAGTAATCGTGGTCTCAAACTCTTCGAATCACTAACAATGAAATGGTCACTCATACTGTGA
- the LSM12 gene encoding Lsm12p (uniprot|Q6RI83 Zygosaccharomyces rouxii similar to YHR121W uniprot|P38828 Saccharomyces cerevisiae YHR121W LSM12 Protein containing an Lsm domain and an AD domain may bind RNA and have a role in RNA processing): MSISLENILGFKVKVVNVLDVVTEGKVYSFNSSNNTLTLQTSKKVQQPQSFKVIKCSFIKNLEVIGERPSTNLFKKQPIKPAYVHVDRVNQLLQEKMKESAKKNELSGKGVSSEGQFLFDMAYKTVSDTRWVDKNIVVLDSVEIFPPYKPENIKLINGSKAEAVTMVQRILQRGWQKLNESEETKKGG; this comes from the coding sequence ATGAGTATTAGTTTGGAGAACATCTTAGGGTTCAAGGTCAAAGTAGTCAATGTGCTTGACGTGGTGACTGAAGGTAAAGTTTActcttttaattcttccaacAACACACTGACGTTACAGACTAGTAAGAAGGTCCAGCAACCCCAATCATTTAAAGTGATCAAATGTTCTTTTATCAAGAACTTGGAGGTTATTGGTGAAAGGCCATCGACGAACTTGTTCAAGAAACAACCAATTAAACCCGCCTATGTACACGTCGATAGAGTTAACCAACTTCTGcaagaaaaaatgaaagaatcTGCTAAAAAGAACGAATTGAGCGGTAAAGGTGTTTCTAGTGAAGGTCAATTCCTTTTTGATATGGCTTATAAGACGGTTTCAGATACCAGATGGGTTGATAAGAACATTGTGGTTTTGGATAGTGTAGAGATATTCCCTCCTTACAAACCtgaaaatatcaaattaATAAATGGGTCCAAGGCAGAAGCAGTTACAATGGTCCAGagaattttgcaaagaGGCTGGcaaaaattaaatgaaAGTGAGGAGACCAAGAAAGGTGGTTGA